The sequence CCTGCCCGGGTGCGCCCCACGCCTCCAGCCAGCCGCCGTGCAGCCGGGCGTCCTCCAGGCTGATCGAGAGGCCGAGCCCCGTGCCGCCGGTCTGCCGCGCGCGGGACGGGTCGGCCCGCCAGAACCGGTTGAACACCAGCTTCTCCTCGCCCGGCTTGAGCCCCACCCCGTGGTCCCGCACGGTGATCGCCACCGCGCTCTGATCCATCCCCAGGGTGATCCGCACCGGCTTGCCCTCGCCGTGCTCGACCGCGTTGCCGACCAGGTTGCGCAGCACCCGCTCGACCCGGCGCGGGTCCACCTCGGCGATGACCGGCTGGTCCGGCACGTCCAGCTCGATGGTCACCCCCACCCGCTCGGCCAGCCCGGCCAGCCGCTCGGTCACCCGGTGCACCACCGGCACCAGGTCGGTCGGCTCGGCGTCCAGCATCGCGAAGCCGGCGTCGAAGCGGCTGATCTCCAGCAGGTCGGTGAGCAGTTCCTCGAACCGGTCCAGCTCGGTCTGGAGCAGCTCGGCGCTGCGGGCCACCGCCGGGTCGAACTCGTCCCGCTCGGCGAAGATCAGGTCAGCGGCCATCCGGACGGTGGTCAACGGCGTACGCAGCTCGTGCGAGACGTCCGAGGTGAAGCGGCGCTGCAACCGGGACATCTCCTCCAGCCGGAGGATCTGCCGTTGCAGGTTGGTCGCCATCTGGTTGAACGAGGCGGCCAGCAGGGCCAGGTCGTCCTCGCCGTTGACCACCATGCGCTGGTCGAGCAGCCCGGCGGAGAGGCGTTGGGCGGTGCGGGCGGCCACCCGTACCGGGGTCACCACCAGCCGGGTGACCAGGGCGGCGAGCAGGCCGAGCAGGAGCACCAGGGCGGCGCCGGTGGCGACCACGGTGGCCCGGGCGTCGGCGGCGGTGGCGTCCTGCCGGGCCAGCGGCACGAGGTAGTAGAGCTCCAGCTGCCCGAACCGGGTCGGCACCGGCGAGCCGTACGCCAGGTACTTGGTGCGCCGGTCCCCCAGGACCCCGGTGCGGATCTGGTGGGCGCGCTCGCCGGCGGCGACCTTGGCCCGCAGCTCCGGGCCGATCAGCGGCGCCACGTCGACCGCCGGGGAGGTGCGCGGCTTGATGTACTCGGTGAAGTTGTCCGCGGTTATCGCCACCACCACACCGTTGAGCTGCGCGGGGTCGCCACCGGCCAGGTAGTTGACCGTGCCGTCGATGGTGTCCTGGAGCTGGGCCTCCCGCGGCTGGCTGTAGAGGTTGAACTGCTTCGAGGCGTACTCGCTGCCGTTCCGCAGCCGGAGCCGGACGTCGCTCTCGGCATTCTCCAGCAGGATGCCGGTGATCTTGTCGGCGATCAGATACGCGAAACCGCCGACCAGCAGGCTGGACGCCACCAGCGTGATGGTCACCACCCGGAGCTGGAGCGACCGCCGCCACGCGCCGTGCACGCCGGAGGTCAGCCGGGACGCCGCGGCGGCAAGGGCGCGCCACAGCGCCCGCGCCACCCGCAGCCAGCGGGCGGCGACGGTCGGCGGGGTGGGGGGCGAGGTGGTCACCACAGTGCTGACCAGGCTATCCGGTGCCTGCCTTGTAGCCCACGCCGCGCACGGTGAGGATGATTTCGGGTCGCTCCGGATCCGGCTCGATCTTGGCGCGCAGCCGCTGGACGTGCACGTTGACCAGGCGGGTGTCGGCGGCGTGCCGGTAGCCCCAGACCTGCTCCAGCAGCACCTCGCGGGTGAAGACCTGACGCGGCTTGCGGGCGAGCGCGACCAGCAGGTCGAACTCCAGCGGGGTCAGCTTCACCTCCTCGCCGTTCCGGCTGACCGTGTGGGCCGGCACGTCGATCGAGATCTGGTTGCCGGGCGGGCCGATGGTGAGCAGCTCCGGAGCGACGTCCTCGCCCCGGCGCAGCCGGGCCCGCATCCGGGCCACCAGCTCCTTGGGCTTGAACGGCTTCACCACGTAGTCGTCGGCCCCGGACTCCAGCCCGAGCACCACGTCCACCGTGTCGCTCTTCGCGGTCAGCATGACGATCGGCACGCCGGACTCGGCCCGGATCGCCCGGGCCACGTCGATGCCACTCATACCGGGCAGCATCAGGTCGAGCAGGACGATGTCCGGCCGGCTCTCACGGAACGCGGACAGCGCCCGCTCCCCGTCCGCGACGAAGGAGGGCACGAAGCCCTCGCTGCGCAGGACGATGCCGAGCATCTCGGCGAGCGCTGGGTCGTCGTCGACCACCAGTACCCGGGCTCTCATGGGGTTTATCGTTCCATCCCCGTTCGTTTCGAAGGGTTCGGCGTCTTCCCGGCACGGTACCTGCGGCCGGTGGCCCCGCACCACCGCCGACCGCACGGACCTGCCGCGTGGCGTGCCGCGGCGTACGGTTCCACCGGAGCGGGACCGGCCGTGCAACCATGATCCCTCGGGCGCGGCGCCGCCCGCCACCACCGCCTGCCCGCCAGGAGTACGCGTGCCCGACGTCGGCCCGACCGCAGTGCTCCCGCGCCGTCCGCTGACGGTCGGTGAGCTGCTGGACTCCGCGGTCCTGCTGCTGCGCGGCCAGGCCCGGCTGCTGGTGCCGCTCGGCCTCCTGCTGGCCGTCGGCGAGCAGCTGCTGCTGCACCCGCTGCGGCTGCTGGCCGACGCCCGGGCGCCCGAGTGGTGGCTCGAGCCCGACCGGCTCGGCTGGTACTGGCTGCTGCTGGCGGTCGGCGCCGGGACCGAGGCGCTGATCATCGCCCTGCTCGGCAACCCGGCCGCCCGGGGCGCCGGGGCGGCGCTGCTCGGCCGCCGGGCCGGGCCGGGCGAGCTGCTGCGCCCCGCCGGGGCCCGGTGGGGCGCGACCCTGCTGGCCGCGGCGGCGGTCGGGCTCACCGTCTGCCTCGCCGGGCTGGCCGGGCCGGCCTGGTTCGTCGCGTACGGGCTGCTCGGCGCCCTCGTCCCGGCGCTGGTCGTGGACCGGGTCCCGGCGTGGCGGGCACCAGGGCGCGCGCTCACGCTCGCGGTGCGCGCCGGTGGGCGGGCCGTCGGCCTCCGGCTGCTCGGCTACCTGGGCTGGTGGCTGATCCGCCTCGGCATCGGGATCGGCGCGTACCACGGTCTCGGGCTGCTCGGCCTGTTCGACCTCTCCGCCTGGTCGCTGCCCGTCGCCACGGCCACCTGGGCCGGCGTGAACGCGCTCGCGTACCCGGCGCTGGCCTGCCTGGACGCGGTGCTGCACCTGGAGACCCGGATGCGCACCGAGGGGCTGGACATCCGCCTCTCCCGCGCCCCGGCCGAGGTGCCGGAGCCCGTCCTGCTGGCGGTCCCCCGGTGAGCCGCTGGTGGACCGAGGCGGTCGCCGCGCTCGGGGACGTCGTACCGCTGCCGCTGGCCGCCCTGCTCCTGCTGCTCGGCGCGCTGCTGGCCGCCCTGGCCTGGTACTTCTTCCCGGCCTGGGTGCCGCGCCGGCTCCCCAGACCGCGCCTGCCCCGCCCGCGTCGCCGCCAGCTGCCCCGATTCCGGCTGCCCCGGCTCCGGCTGCGGAAGCTGCGGCTGCCCCGGTTGCGCTGGCCCCGCCTCCTCCGACGCCGGCCGAAGGCCCGGTCGGCGGGCGAGGCCCCGCCGGTGCCCGCGCCCCGCGTACCCGAGCCGGTGGCCGCCGCACCCGCCGGCCTCGCCGACCGGCTCGCCGCCGAGGGCCGGTACGCCGAGGCGGTCCGGGAGCGGCTCCGCGACATGGTCCGTGAGCTGGTCGACCGGCGGGTGGTCGAGGTACGCCCCGGGATGACGGTCACCGAGCTGACCACGGCGGCGGGCCACGTCCGGCCCCGGGTGCACCCCGCCCTGCACGCCGCCGCGATGATCTTCTCCGACCTCTGGTACGCCCAACGACCGGCCACCCGCGAGCACGACCACCGGATGCGGGCCCTCGCCAGCGAGCTGCACCACGAGCTGACCGGGGACGGTGAACGCCCGTGACCGCCACCCTCGACCCGCCTCGCCCGGTCGCTCCACCGCGCGGCCGGCACCGCCGGCACCGGGTGCTGATCCCGTTCGGGCTGGCCGTGCTGCTGATCGTGGCCACCCTGGTCCTGCACGCCGTCGACCAGCCCGACGGCGCCGAGCCGGGCTTCCTCTCCCCGGTCGCCACGCACGGCGACGGCGGCAGCCGGCTGGCCGAGGCGCTCCGCGCGCAGGGCGTGACCGTGCGCCGCGAGACCGACACCCTGCGGGCGCTGCAGGCCACCACGCCCGGCCCGGCCACCCTCTTCGTACCGGCCCCGGAGCTGGTGCACCCGGACACCGTCACCGCCCTGACCAGCCTGCCGCCCGGCAGCCGGCTGGTGCTGGTCGACCCGCCCCGGCGGATGCTGGAGCGGCTGGGCCTGCCGCTGGCGCCGGCCGAGCGCCGCTGGGCCACCCGGGTGACCTCCCCGGAGGCCGACGGCCGCCCCTGCCAGCTGACCGAGGCCGACCGCGCCGGCCTCGCCGCCGCCGACCGGCAGCGCTACGCGACACAGCACAGCTCGACCGACCGCTGCTACTCCGGCGGGCTGGTCCGGGTGCGCTGGCGCACCGAGGTGGTGGTGATCGGCAGCAGCGACCCGTTCCGCGACGACCGGATCGACGAGTGGGGCAACCGGGCCCTCGCCACCGGCCTGCTCGGCGGCGACCGCCCGCTGGTCTGGCTCGACCTCCCCGGCCCGGCCCCCGCGCCGAGCTGGTCACGCGACCCCGACGGCGACGGCCGGCCACCTCGGCCGTCCCCGCGCCCGGACGACCGGGCGGCCGCGCCGCCACCGGAGGACAACCCGCTCTGGGACGCCTTCCCGGCCTGGTTCTGGGCGCTGCTGGTCCAGCTGGCGCTGGCCGGGCTGTTCGCGGTGCTCTGGCGCGCCCGCCGGCTCGGCCCACCCGTGCCCGAGCCGCTACCGGTGACGGTCCGCTCCGCCGAGACGGTGCTCGGCCGGGCCCGGCTCTACCGGCGCGCCGAGGCCCGGGGCCCGGCCGCCGAGACCCTGCGGGCCGCCGCGCTGGAGCGGCTGCGGTACCGGCTCAACCTGCCGCCGGACACGCCACCCGCCGAGGTGGCCGCCCGGGTCGCCGGCTTCGTCGGAGCCGACCCCGAGCGGGTGGCGGAGCTGCTGCACGGCGCCGAGCCGACCACCGACCAGGAACTGCTGGCGCTGGCCCGCGACCTGGACGCCCTGACCCGTACCGTCACCCACCCGACCGAAGGAGACCACCGGTGACCGGACCCGTCATCGCACCGGCCGTCACGCAGCCCGACGCCCGCGCCGCCCTGTACCGGCTGCGGGCCGAGGTGGCCAAGGCTGTCGTCGGGCAGGACGCCGTGGTCACCGGCCTGGTGATCGCGCTGCTCTGCCGGGGGCACGTGCTGCTGGAGGGCGTACCGGGGGTGGCCAAGACCCTGCTGATCCGCACCGTGGCCACCGCCCTCGACCTGGCGTCCAAGCGGGTCCAGTTCACCCCCGACCTGATGCCCGGCGACGTCACCGGGTCGCTGATCTTCGACCCACGCACCGCCGCGTTCACCTTCCGGGAGGGGCCGGTCTTCACCAACCTGCTCCTCGCCGACGAGATCAACCGGACGCCCCCGAAGACCCAGTCGGCGCTGCTGGAGGTGATGGAGGAGCGGCAGGTCTCCGTCGAGGGCGAGCGCCGCCCGCTGCCCGAGCCGTTCATCGTCGCCGCCACCCAGAACCCCATCGAGTACGAGGGCACCTACCCGCTGCCCGAGGCGCAGCTCGACCGGTTCCTGCTCAAGCTGACCGTGCCGCTGCCCAGCCGGGACGAGGAGCTGGGCGTGCTCCGCGCCCACCACGCCGGCTTCGACCCGCGCGACCTGCACGCCGCCGGCGTACGCCCGGTGGCCACCGCCGCCGACCTGGCCGCCGCCCGGGAGGCGGTCCACCGGGTGCACGTGGCCGAGCCGCTCCTCGGCTACCTCGTGGACCTGTGCCGCGCCACCCGGGCCACCCCGGCGCTGGAGCTGGGCGCCTCGCCCCGGGGCGCCACCGCGCTGCTCAGCACCGCCAAGGCGTGGTCCTGGCTGGCCGGCCGCGATCACGTCACCCCCGACGACGTGAAGGCGGTGGCCCGGCCCACCCTGCGGCACCGGCTCCGGCTGCGCCCCGAGGTCGAACTCGAGGGCATGACCGTCGACGCGGTGCTGGACGCGGTGCTGGCCACCGTGCCGACCCCGCGATGACCTGGCGGGCGGCGCTGCTGCTCGGCGCGGGCGCGGCGACCCTGCCGGCCTGGCCGGCGCCGTTCCTCGGGGTGGCCGTGATGACCGGTGCGGTGCTGCTGCTCGTCGCCCTCGACTGGGCCCTCGCGGCGCCACTGCACGCGCTCACCGCCACCCGCACCGGTGACCGGGCGGTCCGGCTGGGCGGCACCGCCACCGTCACCCTGCACCTGGCCAACGCCTCCGGCCGCCCGCTGCGCGCCCAGGTACGCGACGCCTGGGTGCCCTCGGCGGGCGCCCGGCCGGACGTACCGCCGGAACGGCTGGTGACGGTCGAGCCGGGCGGGACGGCCAACCTGCCGGTCCGCCTCACCCCGGCCCGCCGCGGCGACCGACCCGCGGCGGCGCTCACCGTACGTTCCTTCGGGCCGCTGCGGCTGGCGTTCCGGCAGCGCACCGGTCGCCCGGCCGCACCACCGTGGACCTTGCGCGTGCTGCCCCGCTTCGACTCCCGGCGGCACCTGCCCGAGAAGCTGGCGAAGCTGCGGGTCATCGACGGCGTCCAGGTGACCCGGGGGCGCGGCCAGGGCACCGAGTTCGACACCCTGCGCGAGTACGTGGTCGGCGACGACGTCCGCTCGATCGACTGGCGGGCCAGCGCGCGCCGCTCGGACGTGCTGGTGCGTACCTGGCGGCCGGAGCGGGACCGGCGCCTGGTCTGCGTGCTGGACACCGGCCGCACCTCGGCGGTACGCGTCGGCGACGAACCCGGGCTGGACACCGCGATCGACGCGGCGCTGCTGCTCACCGCGCTGGCCTCCCGGGCCGGTGACCGGGTCGACCTGCTCGCCGCCGACAGCACGGTCCGGGCCGCGGTGACCGGCAGCGGCCGGCCCGCGCTGCTCCCCCGGCTGGTGGACGCGCTCGCCCCGCTCCAGCCCGCGCTGCTGGAGACCGACTTCGAGCTGATCGCCGGCGAGGTGCTGCGCCGGGAACGGCGACGCAGCCTGGTGGTGCTCTTCACCGCCCTGGAGGCGGGACCGCTCGGCGAGGGGCTGCTACCGGTGCTGCCCCGGCTGGCTTCCCGGCACCGGGTGGTGATCGCGGCGACCCACGACCCGGTGCTCACCGGGCTCACCACCACCCCGCCGACCGGCCCGGACGACGCGTACGCCGCTGCGGCGGCCTGGCGGGCACTCGCCGAACGGGACCGGGTCCGGGTCGCGCTGTCCCGGTACGGCGTGACGGTGGTGGACGCCCCCGCCGACCGCCTCGCCCCGGCGGTCGCCGACACCTACCTCCGCCTCAAGTCCCTCGGCCAACTCTGACCGCTCGGCCGAGGCGGCGGCGTGGCGGCCGAGCAGCAGGGCGTACGCCAGGAAGGCCAGCCAGACCGTGGCGCCGATGGCGACGCGGACGGCGACCGGCAGGGGCGCCGGGGTCACGAACGCCTCCAGCAGCGCGGAGACCCCGAAGAGCCCGACCAGGCCGGCGGCGACCACGATCGCCGAGCGGCCCGCCTCGGCGACCGCCCGGCCGCGGCTGAGGTGGGCCGGCGGCGCGATCCACGCCCACCCGGTACGCAGCCCGACCCCGGCCGCCACGAAGATCCCGGTCAGCTCGAGCAGCCCGTGCGGGGTGATCAGGCCGAAGAAGACGTCGGCCCGGCCGTACGAGATCATCACGCCGCCGACCACGCCGACGTTCAGCGCGTTCTGCCACAGCAACCAGAACACCGGCACCACCAGCACCCCTGCGGCGAGGCACTGCGCGGCGAGCCAGGCGTTGTGCGTCCAGAGGTGGAACGCGAAGGTCGGCGCGGAGAACTCGGTGTAGTAGCCGGCGAAGCCCGATTCGACCAGCTCGGCCGCGGCCTCCTCGCCCACGAACACGGCGGCGGTGTCCGGGTCGCTCGCGACGAACCACATGAGCAGGAAGCTGAGCGCGCTGAACCCGGTGGCCACCGCGCACCACCAGGGCCACGCGCGGTAGAGGGCGGCCGGCAGGTCGGCGCGGAGGAAGCGGCCCACCGCTGCCCAGGACGGCCGTGGCCGGCCGGTGATCCGGGCCCGGGCCGCGAGCACCAACTGGGACAGGCGGGTCACCAGGATCGGGTCGGGTGAGCGGCTGCGCAGCGCGGAGAGATGTGTGGCGGCCCGCTGGTAGAGCGCCACCAGCTCGTCGACCTCGGGCGCGTCGAGCCGGCGCTGGCGGGTCAGCTCCTCCAGCCGCCGCCACTCGGCGCCGTGCGCCGCCACGTACGCGTCGAGATCCACTCTGCCTCCCCCGTCCGGCGCACATAGTGTTCACTGTGGGGGTGCCCGCGCAAGCTCCCCCACCGGTGACATGGGCCGACGCCGGCCTGGTCAGCGGCGAGGCGGTGGAGCTGGACGTCCGGGCGGCCCGGTTGGGGTCCCGCGTGCTCGCCCTGCTGATCGACCTGGTGGCCCAGCTGATGGCGGCGCTGCTGCTCGGGGTGGTCCTGATGGTGGTGCTGCTCAGCCTGCCGGGCGACATCGTGGACGGTGCGCTGTTCGGCGCGTCGCAGACCGTGCTGCTGATCCTGGTGCTGGTCGGTTACCCGGTGCTGATGGAGCGGTTCGCCGGCGGCCGCACGCTCGGCAAGCTGGCCGTGGGGCTGCGGGTGGTCCGCGCCGACGGCGGCCCGGTCGGGGTCGGCCAGTCGCTCACCCGAGCCCTGGTGGGCGTCGCGGTGGAGTGGCCGGGCCTGGTCCTGCCCCTGCTGAGCTGGGTGGCGAGCGTGACGGTGATGCTGAGCGACCCGCGCGGGCGGCGGCTGGGCGACCTCGTGGCGGGCACCCTGGTGGTGCACACCCGCGGCGCGGGGATCTGGCGGCCGGCCCCGCCGGTCGTACCGCCGCTGCTCGGCTGGGCGGGGACGCTCGACCTGACCTGGCTGGACGACGGGCTGGCGCTGGCTGTCCGGCAGTACCTCGGCCGGATGCACCAGCTCGCCGAGCCGGACCGGACCCGGCTGGGGCGGGAGTTGTGGGCCGAGGTCTCGGCCGTCACCTCGCCGCCTCCACCGTGGGCGGCACCCGCACCGGCGTACCTGGCCGCCGTGCTGGCCGAGCGGGGCCGGCGGGCGGCGTACCGGTTGGGCCGTACCCGGTTGGTCACCGCGACGCTCTGGCCGGAACTGACCCCACCCCCGCTCGCCATCCCGGCACCGCTCGTCGTCCCAGCACCGCCGCCCGCCATGCCGGCACCGCCCGCGGCCACGCTGCGGCCCGCCGCGCCGGCACCGCCCGCGCTGTGGCCCGCCGCGCCGGTACCGAGCACGCGGCAGCCCGCCGCGCCCGCCCGCGCCGATGCTCCTGATCGGTGACAGGTGAGCTGCTCGACACGCCGTCGGGCGGACAGCTGAGGCGTCACCGATCGGGGCGCCAGCGGCCGGGCCACGCCGGACGCGAGCCACGCCGGACGCGAGCCACGCCGGACGCGAGCCACGCTGGACCCGGGGCCGTGCCGGGCACGGGCGAGCTGGTCAGGAGAAGAGGTCGCGGCCCCACCAGTCGGCGGCGTCGCGGACGCCGGGTGGGCAGGCGAACAGCCCGCTGGAAACGTGCCGCAGGTACTCGTTCATGGCGTCGTTACGGGCGAGCCGGGTCTGGATCGGCACGAACTGCTTGCGCGGGTCCCGCTGGTAGGCGATGAAGAAGAGCCCGGCGTCGAGCCGGCCCAGCCCGTCCGAGCCGTCGACGAAGTTGTAGCCGCGGCGCAGCAGGTGGGCACCGCCGTTCTGGCTCGGGTGGGCGAGCCGCACGTGCGCGGTCTCGGCGATGACCGGCTGCCCGCCGTCGCCCTTGGCGGCGAAGTCCGGCTCGTCGAACTCGTCGCGCTTGCCGAGCGGCGCGCCGCTGCCCTTGGTCCGGCCGACGATCTGCTCCTGCTCCGCGAGGGAGCTGCGGTCCCAGGTCTCGATCTGCATCCGGATCTTGCGGGTGACCAGGTACGACCCGCCGGTCATCCAGTCGGGCCCGTCGCCCGCCTGGGCCCAGAGCTGCTCGCGGAGCAGGTTGGCGTCCTCGGCCTTGAGGTTGGCGGTGCCGTCCTTGAAGCCGAACAGGTTGCGCGGGGTGGCCTGGTCCCGCGACGTCGACGACGTACGCCCGAAGCCGAGCTGCGACCAGCGGACGCTGACCACACCCATGCCGATCCGGGCCAGGTTACGGATGGCGTGCACCGCCACCTGCGGGTCGTTGGCGCAGGCCTGGACGCAGATGTCGCCGCCGGAGAGCTCCGGCTTGAGCGCGTCCCCGGCGAAGTGCGGCAGGTCGGCGAGGGCGGCGGGCCGCCGGTCGGCGATGCCGAACCGGTCCCTGCCCTGCGCGTCCCGGAACAGCGTCGGGCCGAAGCCGATGGTGAGGGTGAGCTGCGACGGGGGCAGCCCGAGCGCCTCGCCGGTGTCGTCCGGCGGGGCCTCCGGCATGCCGCCGACGGCGCCGATCAGCCCGGCGTCCTTGCCGGCGGTCATCCGGGCCGCGGCTGCGGTCCACTCCTGCAGCAGCGCGACCAGCTTCGCCCGGTCCCGGGTGATGACGTCGAACGCGACGAAGTGCAGGCGGTCCTGGGCCGGGGTGGTGATGCCGGCCTGGTGCTCGCCGTGGAACGGCACCGCCCCGGCGGCCGTGTCGGTGGCGCCCGCGTGGGTGCCGCCGCCGAGCAGAGCGCCCGCGCCGCCGGCGACCCCGGCCACACCGGCGGCGCCGACCCCGGCCAGGGTGATGGCCCGCCGCCGGGACAGGGTGGCCCGGCGCGGCACCTCGGCGGGTACGGCCTGGGGCTCGCTCATCGCGTCACCTTCGGAACCGGTCGTCACCGGGCGACGACCGCGGCCACCTTGCTGACCGGTTCGGCCAGCGCGTTGATGCTGTCGGACAGCTCCTTCAGCTCGTCCTTGCTGAGCTGGGTGTGCAGCTTCCAGCCGTCACCGGCCCGGTGCTTGCCGAGGGTGGCCTCGACGGTGGCGAACTCGGTGTCGAGCTGCTTCACCAGTTCGGGCGAGCGCTGCTCCAGGGCCGGGCGCAGCGCGGCGATGGCCGCCTTGGAGCCTTCCAGGTTGGCGTTGAAGTCCCAGAGGTCGGTGTGCGAGTAGCGCTCCTCCTCACCGGTGATCTTGCCGCTGGCGACCTCGTCGAGGAGGGCCTTGGCGCCGTTGGCGAGCTGGAGTGGGGTGAGCTTCTCGGCGTTCGCGCGGGCCACGATCGCCTGCACGTCGATGAGGAGCTGGTCGGCGATCGGGCCGTCCTTGCTGATGTCGCCGGTGGTCCACAGGTCCTTCTCGATCCGGTGGAAGCCGGTGAACTCCATGCCCTCCTCGACGACCTCCTCGCGGCCGTCGATCTTGGGGTCCAGGTCGCCGAAGCTCTCCGCGACCGGCTCGATCCGCTCCCAGTAGGTGCGGGCCACCGGGTACAGGGCCTTGGCCTTGGCCACGTCGTTGGCCTTGACCGCGGCCACGAACTCCTCGGTCTTCGTCAGCAGCGCGGCGGTCTGGCTCTGCACGTACCGCTGATAGCTGACGGTGGCCTGGCTCAGCGCGGCGTCGGGCGCCACGCTCGCCGCGGTGCCGGTGACCTTCAGCGCGCCCCGGATGCCCCGGCCGCTCATCCCCGGCTTGCAGGCCGTCTCGTACGTCCCGGCGGGCAGTTCGACCCGCAGCTCACGGCTCAGCCCGGGGGCGATGTTCTCCACCTCGCCCATCACCCGGTCACCCGCGGCGTAGACGTAGAACTCGTTGACCTTGGAGCCGGAGTTGGTGATCGTGAAGGTCACCTGGCCGGCCTCGATCTCGGTCGCGCCGACCTCGCAGGCGCTGTCGGTGGCCTTGACCGCGATCGGCCCGCCACCCTTCGCGTCCTTCTTGTCGCCGCCGCCTCCGCAGCCGGCCAGGCCGGCGACGGCGAGCAGCCCGGCGGTGGCGGGCACGAGGAATCGAACGGTACGCATCGGTGCGGTGTCTCCTCGGGAAACGGGCGGTCAGGCAGGCTGCACGGGACTGGCGGAGGCTTCGGTGGCGGGCTTCGCCGCCGCAGCCGGCTCGGCCGCCTCGGCCGGCTTGGCCGCTGGCATGGCCGGCTTGGCGGTGGGCTTGCCCGGCTTGCGCAGGAAGAGCACCATCACCGGCACCGCGTACGCCACCCAGGCGACCATCTCGAGCACGCTCGGCGTGGGCGTGATGTTGAACATGCCGCTCAACAGGGCCGCGTACCAGGTGCTCGGGTCGAGCACCGAGGAGATGTCGAAGGCGTGGGTGTTCAGGCCGGGCACCACGTCGGCCTCCTGGAAGTCGTGCACGCCGTACTTGAAGATGCCGGCGGCCACCAGGATGAGCAGCGCGCCCGTCCAGGTGAAGAACTTGCTCAGGTTGAGCTTGAGGGCGCTGCGGTAGAGCAGGAAGCCGATCACCACGGCGGTGACGATGCCACCGATCAGCGCGAACAGCGCGCCGCGGCCCGCGCCGCCGGCCGCGCTCTGCGCGGCGGAGTAGAAGATCAGCGCGGTCTCCAGCCCCTCCCGGATGACCGCGAGGAACGCCATGCCGGTCACCGCGAACGCGCCGACGGCCAGCGCCTCGCTGAGCTTGCCCCGCAGCTCACCGGCGATGCTCCGGGCGGCCTTACGCATCCAGAAGATCATCCAGGTGACGAAGACCACGGCGGCGATCGAGGTGACCGCGTCGAAGAGCTCGCGCTCCTTCGAGGTGTTGAGCAGCGTGGCCGAGGTGTACTCGATCAGCCAGCCGAAGAACACCGACAGGGCCACGGCCAAGCCGACCCCGAGCCACACGTGCGGCAGCCGGTTGCGGCGGTCAGACTTGACCAGGAACGCGACCAGGATGCTGACCACCAGGGTTGCTTCCAGGCCCTCCCGCAGGCCGATCAGGTACGTGGCGAACATCGGTACTCCGTGATTGGTTAGGCACGCCTCAGTTAAGTTAGGGCAGCCATACCTTCCTCCTGATCCGGCATGACGTCAAGTCGTTCGCGGCAACGTCACCCGGCCCAG comes from Micromonospora viridifaciens and encodes:
- the mtrB gene encoding MtrAB system histidine kinase MtrB, yielding MARALWRALAAAASRLTSGVHGAWRRSLQLRVVTITLVASSLLVGGFAYLIADKITGILLENAESDVRLRLRNGSEYASKQFNLYSQPREAQLQDTIDGTVNYLAGGDPAQLNGVVVAITADNFTEYIKPRTSPAVDVAPLIGPELRAKVAAGERAHQIRTGVLGDRRTKYLAYGSPVPTRFGQLELYYLVPLARQDATAADARATVVATGAALVLLLGLLAALVTRLVVTPVRVAARTAQRLSAGLLDQRMVVNGEDDLALLAASFNQMATNLQRQILRLEEMSRLQRRFTSDVSHELRTPLTTVRMAADLIFAERDEFDPAVARSAELLQTELDRFEELLTDLLEISRFDAGFAMLDAEPTDLVPVVHRVTERLAGLAERVGVTIELDVPDQPVIAEVDPRRVERVLRNLVGNAVEHGEGKPVRITLGMDQSAVAITVRDHGVGLKPGEEKLVFNRFWRADPSRARQTGGTGLGLSISLEDARLHGGWLEAWGAPGQGAQFRLTLPARAGDRLTTSPLRLVPADAALPFGPRDGGLLAIGPGAAGALAVGPAEESGRAEVTS
- the mtrA gene encoding MtrAB system response regulator MtrA, with translation MRARVLVVDDDPALAEMLGIVLRSEGFVPSFVADGERALSAFRESRPDIVLLDLMLPGMSGIDVARAIRAESGVPIVMLTAKSDTVDVVLGLESGADDYVVKPFKPKELVARMRARLRRGEDVAPELLTIGPPGNQISIDVPAHTVSRNGEEVKLTPLEFDLLVALARKPRQVFTREVLLEQVWGYRHAADTRLVNVHVQRLRAKIEPDPERPEIILTVRGVGYKAGTG
- a CDS encoding DUF4129 domain-containing protein translates to MSRWWTEAVAALGDVVPLPLAALLLLLGALLAALAWYFFPAWVPRRLPRPRLPRPRRRQLPRFRLPRLRLRKLRLPRLRWPRLLRRRPKARSAGEAPPVPAPRVPEPVAAAPAGLADRLAAEGRYAEAVRERLRDMVRELVDRRVVEVRPGMTVTELTTAAGHVRPRVHPALHAAAMIFSDLWYAQRPATREHDHRMRALASELHHELTGDGERP
- a CDS encoding DUF4350 domain-containing protein, encoding MTATLDPPRPVAPPRGRHRRHRVLIPFGLAVLLIVATLVLHAVDQPDGAEPGFLSPVATHGDGGSRLAEALRAQGVTVRRETDTLRALQATTPGPATLFVPAPELVHPDTVTALTSLPPGSRLVLVDPPRRMLERLGLPLAPAERRWATRVTSPEADGRPCQLTEADRAGLAAADRQRYATQHSSTDRCYSGGLVRVRWRTEVVVIGSSDPFRDDRIDEWGNRALATGLLGGDRPLVWLDLPGPAPAPSWSRDPDGDGRPPRPSPRPDDRAAAPPPEDNPLWDAFPAWFWALLVQLALAGLFAVLWRARRLGPPVPEPLPVTVRSAETVLGRARLYRRAEARGPAAETLRAAALERLRYRLNLPPDTPPAEVAARVAGFVGADPERVAELLHGAEPTTDQELLALARDLDALTRTVTHPTEGDHR
- a CDS encoding AAA family ATPase, whose amino-acid sequence is MTGPVIAPAVTQPDARAALYRLRAEVAKAVVGQDAVVTGLVIALLCRGHVLLEGVPGVAKTLLIRTVATALDLASKRVQFTPDLMPGDVTGSLIFDPRTAAFTFREGPVFTNLLLADEINRTPPKTQSALLEVMEERQVSVEGERRPLPEPFIVAATQNPIEYEGTYPLPEAQLDRFLLKLTVPLPSRDEELGVLRAHHAGFDPRDLHAAGVRPVATAADLAAAREAVHRVHVAEPLLGYLVDLCRATRATPALELGASPRGATALLSTAKAWSWLAGRDHVTPDDVKAVARPTLRHRLRLRPEVELEGMTVDAVLDAVLATVPTPR
- a CDS encoding DUF58 domain-containing protein, with the protein product MTWRAALLLGAGAATLPAWPAPFLGVAVMTGAVLLLVALDWALAAPLHALTATRTGDRAVRLGGTATVTLHLANASGRPLRAQVRDAWVPSAGARPDVPPERLVTVEPGGTANLPVRLTPARRGDRPAAALTVRSFGPLRLAFRQRTGRPAAPPWTLRVLPRFDSRRHLPEKLAKLRVIDGVQVTRGRGQGTEFDTLREYVVGDDVRSIDWRASARRSDVLVRTWRPERDRRLVCVLDTGRTSAVRVGDEPGLDTAIDAALLLTALASRAGDRVDLLAADSTVRAAVTGSGRPALLPRLVDALAPLQPALLETDFELIAGEVLRRERRRSLVVLFTALEAGPLGEGLLPVLPRLASRHRVVIAATHDPVLTGLTTTPPTGPDDAYAAAAAWRALAERDRVRVALSRYGVTVVDAPADRLAPAVADTYLRLKSLGQL
- a CDS encoding RDD family protein; this translates as MTWADAGLVSGEAVELDVRAARLGSRVLALLIDLVAQLMAALLLGVVLMVVLLSLPGDIVDGALFGASQTVLLILVLVGYPVLMERFAGGRTLGKLAVGLRVVRADGGPVGVGQSLTRALVGVAVEWPGLVLPLLSWVASVTVMLSDPRGRRLGDLVAGTLVVHTRGAGIWRPAPPVVPPLLGWAGTLDLTWLDDGLALAVRQYLGRMHQLAEPDRTRLGRELWAEVSAVTSPPPPWAAPAPAYLAAVLAERGRRAAYRLGRTRLVTATLWPELTPPPLAIPAPLVVPAPPPAMPAPPAATLRPAAPAPPALWPAAPVPSTRQPAAPARADAPDR